The following are encoded together in the Streptomyces rapamycinicus NRRL 5491 genome:
- a CDS encoding Asp23/Gls24 family envelope stress response protein, with translation MSAGPGMAAAAAATDRTRRGGGDPAVRGRTTIADGVVEKIAGMAARDVVGVHAMGGGLARTFGVVRDRVPGGRSVTRGVKAEVGEVQTALDLEIVVDYGVSIADVARAVRENVIAAVERMTGLEVVEVNIAVSDVKLPDEEEEPPEPRLQ, from the coding sequence ATGAGCGCCGGGCCCGGCATGGCCGCGGCAGCCGCCGCCACCGATCGGACCCGGCGGGGCGGAGGCGACCCGGCCGTGCGGGGGCGCACCACCATCGCCGACGGCGTCGTCGAGAAGATCGCGGGTATGGCGGCCCGCGATGTGGTCGGCGTCCACGCCATGGGCGGCGGTCTCGCGCGTACCTTCGGGGTCGTACGGGACCGGGTGCCCGGCGGCCGGTCGGTCACCCGCGGGGTGAAGGCGGAGGTGGGGGAGGTACAGACGGCCCTCGACCTGGAGATCGTGGTGGACTACGGCGTCTCCATCGCCGATGTCGCACGGGCCGTACGGGAGAACGTGATCGCGGCGGTCGAGCGGATGACCGGCCTCGAGGTCGTCGAGGTCAATATCGCGGTCAGCGATGTGAAGTTGCCGGACGAGGAGGAGGAACCGCCGGAGCCGCGGCTCCAATAG